A single genomic interval of Fibrobacter sp. UWB4 harbors:
- a CDS encoding phosphotransferase: MNLIKYFSKQRWFMGKNRNVTRVDQLDSTEAGGTRIRLAKVSFADGESDIYAIIDDENAVGKILEDAFLDGAQQSIFSGDKGFFSFRLTRPISRGALTSIKPISKEQSNSAFCAPGKFFFKLYRRLEAGIHPEAEILEALNKADSSRVPRLYAVCNYKTKGGEIYTWGILEEHFPNALDAWSEFCKNMDSTDAFQLGMSTAQMHESLKRLSGPKYSGIEPPFDRLQQLLQSSTDTEYAPQLREKLPELRIRYSDLLRETFSDKTIKKQRIHGDYHLGQVLITQSANGTKHFEMIDFEGEPTRSLDYRRTIRSPAVDIAGMLRSFAYAGAVAKADPAEAQKAFVTGYSKVSGISTEEIEKESKPYILAKAIYEACYELEFRPDWFWIPAKALLAL; this comes from the coding sequence ATGAACCTCATAAAATATTTTAGCAAACAACGCTGGTTCATGGGGAAAAACAGAAACGTAACCCGTGTGGATCAGCTCGATTCCACAGAGGCCGGAGGCACTCGCATCAGGCTTGCAAAAGTCTCGTTTGCCGATGGCGAAAGCGATATTTACGCAATCATCGATGACGAGAACGCGGTCGGAAAGATTCTCGAAGACGCATTCCTCGACGGTGCACAGCAATCCATATTTTCAGGCGACAAAGGATTCTTTTCGTTTCGGCTTACAAGACCGATTTCTAGGGGCGCCCTCACAAGCATCAAGCCCATTTCAAAGGAACAGAGCAATTCCGCATTCTGCGCTCCAGGGAAGTTTTTCTTCAAGCTTTATCGCAGGCTAGAAGCAGGAATCCACCCCGAAGCCGAAATTCTGGAAGCCTTGAACAAGGCCGACAGTAGCCGCGTCCCGAGGCTCTATGCAGTGTGCAACTACAAGACGAAAGGCGGCGAAATTTACACGTGGGGAATCCTCGAAGAGCATTTCCCGAACGCTCTTGACGCCTGGAGCGAGTTCTGCAAAAACATGGATAGCACGGACGCCTTCCAGCTCGGGATGTCCACAGCACAGATGCACGAAAGCCTCAAGCGTTTAAGCGGTCCAAAATACAGCGGCATCGAGCCTCCGTTCGACCGATTGCAACAATTGCTTCAAAGCTCAACGGACACTGAATACGCACCGCAACTGCGCGAGAAGCTCCCGGAACTGCGCATCCGCTACAGCGACCTTCTCCGCGAGACTTTCAGCGACAAGACCATCAAAAAGCAGCGCATCCACGGGGATTACCATCTCGGGCAGGTGCTGATCACGCAAAGTGCGAACGGCACCAAGCATTTCGAGATGATTGACTTTGAAGGGGAACCCACGCGCAGCCTCGACTACAGGCGCACCATCCGCTCCCCCGCCGTCGATATTGCAGGCATGCTCCGCAGTTTTGCCTATGCAGGCGCCGTTGCCAAGGCCGACCCGGCCGAAGCGCAAAAAGCGTTTGTCACCGGATATTCCAAGGTCTCCGGGATTTCCACCGAAGAAATCGAGAAGGAATCCAAGCCCTACATTCTCGCGAAAGCCATCTACGAAGCATGCTACGAGCTGGAATTTAGGCCCGATTGGTTCTGGATCCCCGCCAAAGCGCTACTTGCGCTGTAA
- the nth gene encoding endonuclease III, giving the protein MNKAAKIKFIGDKLDELYPNPPIPLDFTSPFTLLVAVVLSAQCTDIRVNQVTAVLFKEANTPAKMIKLGVDRIAEIIKPCGFFNTKSVNIFKLSQALVEKFKGEVPHTFEELESLPGVGHKTASVIMSHIFKLPAFPVDTHIHRLAERWGLSDGSSVEKTEEDLKKAFPKEEWEKRHLQIIYFGRNYCKARGHKDEECPICSVVKKHK; this is encoded by the coding sequence ATGAACAAGGCCGCGAAAATCAAATTCATTGGCGATAAGCTGGACGAACTATACCCGAATCCGCCCATTCCGCTGGATTTTACAAGCCCATTCACACTCCTCGTTGCCGTTGTTTTAAGCGCCCAATGCACCGACATCCGTGTGAACCAGGTGACCGCGGTTCTCTTTAAAGAAGCAAACACTCCCGCCAAGATGATCAAGCTCGGAGTAGACCGCATTGCCGAAATCATCAAGCCCTGCGGTTTCTTTAACACCAAAAGCGTGAACATTTTCAAGCTCTCGCAAGCGCTCGTCGAAAAGTTCAAAGGCGAAGTCCCACACACGTTCGAGGAACTCGAAAGCCTCCCTGGAGTCGGACATAAGACGGCAAGCGTCATCATGAGCCACATTTTCAAGCTCCCGGCATTTCCGGTCGATACGCACATTCATCGTCTCGCCGAACGCTGGGGTTTAAGCGACGGTTCGAGCGTCGAAAAGACCGAAGAAGATCTAAAAAAAGCTTTTCCCAAAGAAGAATGGGAAAAGCGTCATTTGCAAATCATTTATTTTGGGCGCAATTACTGCAAAGCGCGCGGGCATAAAGACGAAGAGTGCCCGATATGCTCCGTAGTAAAAAAGCACAAGTAA
- a CDS encoding glutamine--tRNA ligase/YqeY domain fusion protein, whose translation MEIPESSNFIQDIIVNDLQTGKRDHVLTRFPPEPNGYIHIGHAKSICLNFGTAKKFGGFTNLRFDDTNPTKEDVEYVDSIREDVKWLGFEWKEEFFASDYYDQIYAFAEKMIEMGKAYVEDLTRDEMQEYRGNDAGKPSRPSPYRDRSVEENMKLFHEMRDGKYADGEKCLRAKVDLASPNMNMRDPVIYRIKHCTHHRTGDKWCIYPMYDFAHPISDWIEGITHSICTLEFEAHRPLYDWFLIELGLQNRPQQIEFARLNLTYTMMSKRKLLELVQTKAVLGWNDPRMPTVCGFRRRGFTPSSIREFCSRIGVSKADSMVDVNLLYFCIREELNQTANRVMAVIDPVKLVIDNWEAGKVEMIEVENNPNDPNAGTRKVPFSGELYIEADDFMEEPPKKYFRLKPEGEVRLKGAYFVTCKSVEKDENGKVTVIHCEYDPLSKGGESPDGRKVKGTIHWVSAEHAVDAEVRLIDNLFTLEDPAQVPEGEDWHDYLNPDSMVIKQAKVEPALANAKLEDRFQFMRQGYFCLDSEDSKPGHLVFNRTVGLKDSFNPTK comes from the coding sequence ATGGAAATCCCCGAATCTTCGAATTTTATTCAGGACATTATCGTTAACGACCTCCAGACCGGCAAGCGCGACCACGTGTTGACGCGTTTCCCGCCTGAACCGAACGGCTACATTCACATTGGACATGCCAAGTCCATCTGCTTGAACTTCGGCACTGCCAAGAAGTTCGGTGGCTTTACGAACCTCCGCTTCGACGACACGAACCCGACCAAGGAAGATGTGGAATACGTCGATTCCATCCGCGAAGACGTGAAGTGGCTCGGCTTTGAATGGAAAGAAGAATTTTTCGCAAGCGACTACTACGACCAGATTTACGCCTTTGCCGAAAAGATGATTGAAATGGGCAAGGCTTACGTCGAAGATTTGACTCGCGACGAAATGCAGGAATACCGCGGCAACGATGCCGGCAAACCCTCCCGCCCGAGTCCTTACCGCGACCGTAGCGTTGAAGAAAACATGAAGCTCTTCCACGAAATGCGCGACGGCAAGTACGCCGACGGTGAAAAGTGCCTCCGTGCCAAGGTTGACCTCGCAAGCCCGAACATGAACATGCGTGACCCGGTCATCTACCGCATCAAGCATTGCACACACCATCGTACTGGCGACAAGTGGTGCATCTATCCGATGTACGACTTTGCCCACCCGATCAGCGACTGGATCGAAGGCATTACGCACTCCATCTGTACGCTCGAGTTCGAAGCCCACCGTCCGCTTTATGACTGGTTCCTCATTGAACTTGGTTTGCAGAACCGTCCGCAGCAGATTGAATTTGCCCGCTTGAACCTCACGTACACGATGATGAGCAAGCGTAAGCTCCTTGAACTTGTACAGACGAAGGCTGTGCTTGGCTGGAACGACCCGCGTATGCCGACCGTTTGTGGTTTCCGCCGCCGTGGCTTTACCCCGAGCTCCATTCGCGAGTTCTGCAGCCGCATCGGTGTTTCCAAGGCCGACTCCATGGTCGATGTGAACCTCCTTTACTTCTGCATCCGCGAAGAATTGAACCAGACCGCTAACCGCGTGATGGCCGTGATTGACCCGGTCAAGCTCGTGATTGACAACTGGGAAGCGGGCAAGGTCGAAATGATCGAAGTCGAGAACAACCCGAACGACCCGAACGCAGGAACCCGCAAGGTGCCGTTCAGCGGTGAACTCTACATCGAAGCTGATGACTTCATGGAAGAACCGCCGAAGAAGTACTTCCGCTTGAAGCCGGAAGGCGAAGTCCGCCTCAAGGGCGCTTACTTTGTCACTTGCAAGAGCGTCGAAAAGGACGAAAACGGCAAGGTCACGGTAATCCACTGCGAATACGACCCGCTCAGCAAGGGTGGCGAATCTCCGGATGGCCGCAAGGTCAAGGGCACGATCCACTGGGTTTCTGCTGAACACGCTGTAGACGCCGAAGTTCGTTTGATCGATAACTTGTTCACGCTCGAAGATCCTGCTCAGGTTCCGGAAGGCGAAGACTGGCACGATTACTTGAACCCGGATTCCATGGTCATCAAGCAAGCTAAGGTCGAACCGGCACTTGCAAACGCCAAGCTCGAAGACCGCTTCCAGTTCATGCGTCAGGGCTACTTCTGCCTCGATAGCGAAGACTCCAAGCCGGGTCACCTCGTGTTCAACCGCACGGTGGGATTGAAGGACTCTTTCAACCCGACAAAGTAA
- a CDS encoding DUF3300 domain-containing protein has translation MKRLMTLLVAMLAFPLMANAQSRYTPSELDTLVSTIALYPDPLLVHVLGASEHVEDIPRASAFANANRHLKGDDLAYAIERAELEYDESVIALIPFPDVLRKMTKYATWTKQLGEAVEMQKADVMDAVQRMRKVAHKNGYLQSDDKVAVTVDDNVSIQPVREEYVYVPEYDPRVVYYVVSNDNARIRYVSGTWIGSGLIYWGWDPFYYDWVHRRPHYRHPHRYAPPPRHRARPRPAPGPRLNNPPPRGRFDNPPPRPHSSWERRPSAPAPAPSRTLNKRQETPSVQPSNNSRPAPPPPPSNYKRPAPPPPPPQASSSNDDEENRWNSRHSERHHGSHNPPAPPSRRR, from the coding sequence ATGAAACGTTTAATGACTCTGCTCGTGGCTATGCTTGCGTTCCCGCTGATGGCGAACGCGCAGTCCCGTTACACGCCTTCGGAACTGGATACGCTTGTTTCGACGATTGCGCTTTATCCGGATCCGCTCCTGGTCCATGTCTTGGGGGCTTCCGAGCATGTTGAAGATATTCCCCGAGCTTCGGCTTTTGCAAATGCGAATCGCCATCTGAAGGGCGACGATTTGGCTTATGCCATTGAACGTGCCGAATTGGAATACGATGAATCGGTAATCGCGCTCATTCCGTTCCCGGATGTGCTCCGTAAAATGACGAAATATGCGACATGGACAAAACAGCTTGGCGAAGCGGTTGAAATGCAAAAAGCCGATGTGATGGATGCTGTGCAGAGAATGCGCAAGGTCGCTCACAAGAATGGCTATTTACAGAGCGATGACAAGGTTGCGGTGACCGTTGATGATAACGTATCCATTCAGCCAGTTCGCGAAGAATATGTGTATGTTCCCGAATACGATCCGCGTGTTGTTTATTATGTCGTATCGAATGATAACGCTCGAATCCGTTATGTTAGCGGGACATGGATTGGTTCAGGACTCATTTATTGGGGCTGGGATCCGTTTTATTATGACTGGGTGCACCGCCGCCCGCATTATCGCCATCCGCACCGCTATGCGCCTCCTCCGCGTCATCGTGCAAGGCCCAGACCTGCGCCGGGTCCGCGTTTGAACAATCCTCCTCCGCGTGGGCGTTTTGACAACCCACCACCACGCCCGCATTCTTCGTGGGAAAGGCGACCCTCCGCTCCTGCGCCGGCTCCGTCGCGCACGTTGAACAAACGTCAGGAAACACCATCGGTACAGCCGTCAAACAATAGTCGTCCGGCTCCGCCACCACCGCCGTCGAATTACAAGCGTCCGGCACCACCTCCGCCACCGCCGCAGGCTTCTAGCTCAAATGACGATGAGGAAAATCGTTGGAATTCTCGCCATTCAGAACGCCATCACGGCTCACATAACCCTCCTGCGCCACCATCGCGTAGAAGGTAA
- a CDS encoding DMT family transporter encodes MANIGYSFLLVLAAFLWGSTFVAQIEGNDIGPFAFVCMRNFIATGVLFGLAKVLDKLGKNPRRPKNKEDRRKLWKAGLFCGLTLFFAMNLQQTGLYLGCSAGKAGFLTTCYIIFVPILSLFFGKRISTKIWLCVAITVIGLYLLCIKGDFSIEISDTVLLLCALAFAAHILVIGKYGPYMDNVRLSAIQFLVVATLSIFPMFFVDLKGSFASFGTIIEVYSHFGPWIPLLYAAILSSCVAFTLQIIAQNKIRPTLASLLMSLESVFSVISGWAVLGERFTLQEGIGCVLMFTAVILAQVKIRRR; translated from the coding sequence ATGGCAAATATTGGATATAGTTTTTTATTGGTTCTGGCGGCATTCCTTTGGGGATCCACCTTTGTCGCACAAATCGAAGGCAACGACATCGGTCCGTTCGCGTTCGTGTGCATGCGAAATTTCATCGCCACGGGAGTCCTCTTCGGGCTGGCTAAAGTTTTAGACAAGCTCGGCAAGAATCCAAGGCGTCCCAAGAACAAGGAAGACCGCCGCAAGCTCTGGAAAGCAGGCTTATTCTGCGGACTAACGCTTTTCTTTGCGATGAACTTGCAACAGACCGGGCTTTACCTGGGCTGCTCTGCCGGAAAGGCGGGGTTCCTCACCACCTGTTACATCATATTCGTCCCGATCCTGAGTCTGTTTTTCGGCAAGAGGATTTCCACTAAAATCTGGCTTTGCGTCGCCATCACGGTCATCGGGCTTTATCTGCTCTGCATCAAGGGCGATTTTTCAATCGAGATTTCCGATACGGTTCTGCTCTTGTGCGCGCTCGCTTTTGCAGCACACATTCTCGTTATCGGGAAGTACGGTCCCTACATGGACAATGTGAGACTTTCGGCCATTCAGTTTCTCGTAGTCGCAACGCTTTCCATTTTCCCGATGTTCTTTGTAGACCTGAAAGGGAGTTTCGCAAGTTTCGGCACGATCATTGAAGTCTATTCGCATTTCGGGCCGTGGATTCCGCTTTTGTATGCCGCGATTCTTTCGAGCTGTGTAGCGTTCACATTGCAAATTATCGCCCAAAATAAAATAAGGCCCACCCTAGCATCGCTACTGATGAGCCTTGAATCGGTATTTTCTGTAATTTCTGGATGGGCTGTTCTTGGCGAACGATTCACCCTTCAGGAAGGAATCGGCTGTGTGCTAATGTTTACCGCCGTCATCCTTGCGCAAGTCAAAATCAGACGCCGATAG
- the cysE gene encoding serine O-acetyltransferase — translation MTPEEMEQLLRKEAAELVKTEPFSKLMLEEQILNRKNFADMLGVTLACQLAGEVIDRAELEKMFGVMYEKYPKLLICATKDLHATVLRDPACTGPLEPLLFFKGFQGLQAYRVAHALYEEGRHFPAKMLQSIISRKFGMDIHPAAKIGYGLLVDHATNIVIGETATVGNNVSFLHGVTLGGTGNEIGDRHPKVGNGVMLGAHAQLLGNIHIGDGAKIGAGAVVLCDVPAHTTYAGVPAVQVGHPHDDMPSFNMQQDFTRDKN, via the coding sequence ATGACACCAGAAGAAATGGAACAGTTACTCCGCAAGGAAGCCGCAGAACTCGTCAAGACCGAGCCGTTTTCGAAGTTGATGCTCGAAGAGCAAATCCTTAACCGCAAGAACTTTGCGGATATGCTTGGAGTCACCCTCGCCTGTCAGCTCGCCGGCGAAGTCATCGACCGAGCAGAACTCGAGAAGATGTTCGGCGTCATGTACGAAAAGTATCCCAAATTGCTTATTTGCGCGACAAAGGACTTGCATGCAACAGTCCTTCGCGACCCCGCTTGCACGGGCCCCCTCGAACCGCTGCTGTTTTTCAAGGGGTTCCAAGGACTGCAAGCCTACCGCGTCGCCCATGCCCTTTATGAAGAAGGCCGCCACTTCCCCGCCAAGATGCTCCAGAGCATCATCAGTCGCAAGTTCGGCATGGACATTCATCCGGCAGCAAAAATCGGCTACGGACTTTTGGTGGACCACGCCACAAATATCGTCATCGGCGAAACCGCAACCGTCGGAAACAACGTGAGCTTTTTGCATGGCGTGACCTTGGGCGGTACGGGTAACGAAATCGGCGACCGTCACCCGAAAGTCGGAAATGGAGTGATGCTCGGTGCACATGCCCAGCTGCTCGGCAACATCCACATCGGAGACGGTGCAAAGATCGGCGCTGGCGCCGTGGTACTTTGTGATGTTCCTGCTCACACGACTTATGCAGGCGTCCCGGCCGTTCAGGTGGGGCACCCGCACGATGACATGCCGAGCTTCAACATGCAGCAAGACTTCACGCGCGACAAGAATTAA